A genomic region of Nostoc sp. UHCC 0702 contains the following coding sequences:
- a CDS encoding restriction endonuclease subunit S: protein MKRYKPYSTYKSSGLEWLGEIPLHWKVIRLKHICWRAANYGANESSENYLEEGVRFLRTTDIDDFGNLLSDNAVFLEPSKVTDYKLADGDILISRSGTIGRSFIYSKEKHGECAFAGYLVRFSLREGYLPRFIFYFTKSTAFIDWLGISIIQSTISNVNGQKYANISLAIPPLREQQSIVSFLDCETTRIDTLITKKRELINLLRKKRVVLITQTITKGLDFTVPMKDSRIPWIGKIPQHWEVRRFKFMIKYLEQGWSPACENRLTDEEEWGVLKVGSVNGGNFNELEHKALPVNLEPKLQYEIKNGDILVSRANTKELLGSVAKVHTIQRKLLLCDKLYRLKTVDDVDPDFFVILLQSRCARYQFERDSSGASDSMQNISQASMDNFTLPLPPLQEQKLIVDKFNKSFRQLHELKEKLLTQIKELQKYRQSLITAAVTGKIDVREEVNRKSA, encoded by the coding sequence ATGAAACGATATAAACCTTACTCAACCTACAAGTCTTCAGGTTTGGAATGGTTAGGCGAGATACCGCTTCATTGGAAAGTTATACGTCTGAAGCATATTTGTTGGCGTGCTGCTAACTATGGTGCTAATGAATCTTCTGAAAATTATTTAGAGGAGGGTGTACGTTTTTTAAGAACAACTGATATTGATGACTTTGGAAACTTATTATCTGATAATGCAGTCTTTTTAGAGCCTTCTAAAGTTACAGATTATAAACTAGCTGATGGAGATATTTTGATATCTAGAAGTGGAACCATAGGGCGTTCCTTTATTTACTCAAAAGAAAAACATGGTGAGTGTGCTTTTGCTGGCTATTTAGTACGTTTCTCTTTAAGAGAAGGTTATCTGCCAAGATTTATTTTTTATTTTACGAAATCAACAGCCTTTATAGATTGGCTTGGCATATCAATTATCCAATCTACTATTAGTAATGTGAATGGGCAGAAATATGCAAATATTTCTCTTGCTATCCCACCCTTGAGGGAGCAACAATCTATTGTTTCCTTCCTTGATTGTGAAACCACCCGTATCGATACCTTGATTACTAAAAAACGTGAATTAATTAACCTGCTTAGGAAAAAACGCGTTGTTCTAATTACCCAAACCATAACAAAAGGGCTTGATTTCACAGTCCCAATGAAAGATTCCCGTATCCCTTGGATCGGTAAAATCCCACAGCATTGGGAGGTTAGGCGTTTCAAATTCATGATCAAATATCTGGAGCAAGGATGGAGTCCAGCTTGCGAAAACCGTTTAACAGATGAGGAAGAATGGGGAGTATTGAAAGTTGGTTCTGTTAACGGAGGTAACTTTAATGAATTAGAACATAAGGCTTTACCAGTAAATCTTGAACCGAAATTACAATATGAAATAAAAAATGGTGATATTTTAGTATCCCGTGCAAATACAAAAGAATTATTAGGATCAGTTGCAAAAGTTCATACTATTCAAAGAAAGCTTTTGCTCTGTGATAAGTTGTATCGTCTAAAAACAGTTGATGATGTAGATCCTGATTTTTTTGTCATTCTTTTGCAGTCAAGATGTGCAAGATATCAATTTGAACGTGATTCTTCAGGTGCCAGTGATTCAATGCAAAATATTTCTCAAGCAAGTATGGATAATTTTACTTTACCATTACCTCCACTTCAAGAGCAGAAACTAATTGTAGATAAATTCAATAAAAGTTTTCGTCAACTGCATGAACTCAAAGAAAAACTTTTAACCCAGATAAAAGAGTTACAAAAATATCGCCAATCTCTAATTACTGCTGCTGTCACAGGCAAAATAGATGTGCGTGAGGAAGTGAACAGGAAGAGTGCATAA
- a CDS encoding HNH endonuclease gives MTPYISASLRRQVVDRAQGKCEYCLIQQNFSIYSHEIDHVVAVKHGGQTIADNLVLSCLSCNRYKGSDLTSIDPVNGEITPLFNPRSQNWTDHFKLEDGYIVGLTAIGRTTIFLLKLNDLTRVQIRQALIMQNLYP, from the coding sequence ATGACTCCCTACATTTCAGCATCCCTACGGCGACAGGTAGTTGATCGGGCGCAAGGAAAATGTGAATATTGCTTAATACAGCAAAACTTTTCCATCTATAGCCATGAGATTGACCATGTTGTAGCCGTTAAACATGGGGGACAGACTATAGCAGACAATTTGGTTTTATCCTGTTTGTCTTGTAATCGCTACAAAGGTTCAGACCTCACCAGCATTGACCCTGTCAACGGAGAAATTACACCTTTGTTTAATCCGCGATCGCAAAACTGGACTGATCATTTTAAGTTAGAAGACGGCTATATTGTGGGGTTAACAGCGATCGGACGAACAACAATCTTTCTGTTAAAGCTGAATGATTTGACTCGCGTTCAAATCCGGCAAGCCTTAATCATGCAAAACCTTTACCCATAA